AACAATTTTGAATAATCTGAAAAATGgaaaaatgaaatgaacatatataaatatatatatatatatatatatttgaaataGCAGTAGGaacttatatatatacaccttaatttttttttttttttttttttttttttctatatttacAATATTTAAAAGTTGTAATGTAGtagtaaataaaaaagttGAGTCCTGGCACAGCTGAAGGAACAGTTATTGTTAATAATTTAGTTCCAGTCAAAtaattaaaagataatttCCATGTTGgattttttaattcattttcCATAAGTTGATCATTAATAAGACTGGTTAATGATTTCATAATTTGTGTTGTTAAATTAGGTGTATAAGATAAATTAGctatatgatttttttttaaatcaaCATTAAATCTAACTGTTgaatattcttttataaattgattataaataatattaacttctgatacatatttttttaatgtaaATGTACTACcttcatatatttttttaaattcttttcttaatttaaaataattacatGGAGATGGActttttttacaaaaattataaaataacCTCCACTTAAACATATGctctatatttttatcaaaaaaataataagcCTGCATAGAATAAGCTCCTATAATATCTTCATCTTTTAAATGTAAGGATTTTCTATATCTTTCGGTAAAACCtttatactttttttttataccTTTTATTAAACGTTTGGTTCTGCTCTCTTTATTACGGGGTATTATTCCATTCATCCCTTCCACCGAACAAGCAAAACAccaaacaaaaaaaaatacaagGAAATAAAGCCTATTCATTTCGAAATTAAttgatttttattataaatatcaaGCACAAATGTAaaagtaaataaataaatatatatatatatatatatatatatatatataatactttTCGCAataggaaaaaaaaaatttttttaagtCTATACaaattaacaaaaaaaaagaaaagaaagaaagaaaaagaaaaagaaaaaaattatatatttaatacaACATGggttatttttttttattattaatgtGGATTTATCTGAAgttatgttatatatatataatatatacaaatattatattattagaacaaataaaaaagtgggaacttttaa
The Plasmodium gaboni strain SY75 chromosome Unknown, whole genome shotgun sequence genome window above contains:
- a CDS encoding hypothetical protein (conserved Plasmodium protein, unknown function), whose protein sequence is MNRLYFLVFFFVWCFACSVEGMNGIIPRNKESRTKRLIKGIKKKYKGFTERYRKSLHLKDEDIIGAYSMQAYYFFDKNIEHMFKWRLFYNFCKKSPSPCNYFKLRKEFKKIYEGSTFTLKKYVSEVNIIYNQFIKEYSTVRFNVDLKKNHIANLSYTPNLTTQIMKSLTSLINDQLMENELKNPTWKLSFNYLTGTKLLTITVPSAVPGLNFFIYYYITTFKYYYSKLFGTLGNIYFRFQGSIKKHNVGYFSIERRYERKT